One stretch of Buteo buteo chromosome Z, bButBut1.hap1.1, whole genome shotgun sequence DNA includes these proteins:
- the NR2F1 gene encoding COUP transcription factor 1 isoform X2: protein MAMVVSSWRDPQEDVAGGTPSGPNPAAAQPAREQPPQQQQGGSAAPHTPQTPSQPGPPSTPGTAGDKGAGQQGSGQSQQHIECVVCGDKSSGKHYGQFTCEGCKSFFKRSVRRNLTYTCRANRNCPIDQHHRNQCQYCRLKKCLKVGMRREAVQRGRMPPTQPNPGQYALTNGDPLNGHCYLSGYISLLLRAEPYPTSRYGSQCMQPNNIMGIENICELAARLLFSAVEWARNIPFFPDLQITDQVALLRLTWSELFVLNAAQCSMPLHVAPLLAAAGLHASPMSADRVVAFMDHIRIFQEQVEKLKALHVDSAEYSCLKAIVLFTSDACGLSDAAHIESLQEKSQCALEEYVRSQYPNQPSRFGKLLLRLPSLRTVSSSVIEQLFFVRLCS from the exons ATGGCAATGGTAGTTAGCAGCTGGCGAGATCCGCAGGAAGACGTGGCCGGGGGCACCCCGAGCGGCCCCAACCCCGCCGCGGCGCAGCCGGCCCGGGAGCAGCCGCCCCAACAGCAGCAGGGGGGTTCGGCCGCCCCGCACACCCCGCAGACCCCCAGCCAGCCGGGACCCCCCTCCACGCCGGGCACGGCCGGGGACAAGGGAGCGGGCCAGCAAGGCTcggggcagagccagcagcacatCGAGTGCGTGGTGTGCGGGGACAAGTCCAGCGGCAAGCACTACGGCCAGTTCACCTGCGAGGGCTGCAAAAGTTTCTTCAAGAGGAGCGTCCGCAGGAACTTAACTTACACATGCCGCGCCAACAGGAACTGTCCCATCGACCAGCACCACCGCAACCAGTGCCAGTACTGCCGCCTCAAGAAGTGCCTCAAAGTGGGCATGAGGCGGGAAG CGGTTCAGCGAGGAAGGATGCCGCCCACCCAACCCAACCCCGGCCAGTACGCCCTGACCAACGGCGACCCCCTGAACGGCCACTGCTATCTCTCGGGATacatctccctgctgctgcgGGCCGAGCCCTACCCCACCTCCCGCTACGGCAGCCAGTGCATGCAACCCAACAACATCATGGGCATCGAGAACATCTGCGAGCTGGCCGCCCGCCTGCTCTTCAGCGCCGTCGAGTGGGCCCGCAACATCCCCTTCTTCCCCGACCTGCAGATCACCGACCAGGTGGCCTTGCTGCGGCTCACCTGGAGCGAGCTCTTCGTCCTCAACGCCGCCCAGTGCTCCATGCCCCTCCATGTGGCCCCGCTCCTGGCCGCCGCCGGCCTCCACGCCTCCCCCATGTCGGCCGACCGCGTCGTCGCCTTCATGGACCACATCCGCATCTTCCAGGAGCAGGTGGAGAAGCTGAAGGCGCTGCACGTCGATTCGGCCGAGTACAGCTGCCTGAAAGCCATCGTCCTCTTCACCTCAG ACGCCTGCGGCCTGTCGGATGCAGCCCACATCGAAAGCCTGCAGGAGAAATCTCAGTGCGCGCTGGAGGAGTACGTGCGGAGCCAGTACCCCAACCAACCCAGCCGCTTCGggaagctgctgctgcggctgccCTCCCTGCGCACCGTCTCCTCCTCCGTCATCGAGCAGCTCTTCTTCGTCCGCTTG TGCTCCtag
- the NR2F1 gene encoding COUP transcription factor 1 isoform X3 has translation MAMVVSSWRDPQEDVAGGTPSGPNPAAAQPAREQPPQQQQGGSAAPHTPQTPSQPGPPSTPGTAGDKGAGQQGSGQSQQHIECVVCGDKSSGKHYGQFTCEGCKSFFKRSVRRNLTYTCRANRNCPIDQHHRNQCQYCRLKKCLKVGMRREAVQRGRMPPTQPNPGQYALTNGDPLNGHCYLSGYISLLLRAEPYPTSRYGSQCMQPNNIMGIENICELAARLLFSAVEWARNIPFFPDLQITDQVALLRLTWSELFVLNAAQCSMPLHVAPLLAAAGLHASPMSADRVVAFMDHIRIFQEQVEKLKALHVDSAEYSCLKAIVLFTSAITKQLR, from the exons ATGGCAATGGTAGTTAGCAGCTGGCGAGATCCGCAGGAAGACGTGGCCGGGGGCACCCCGAGCGGCCCCAACCCCGCCGCGGCGCAGCCGGCCCGGGAGCAGCCGCCCCAACAGCAGCAGGGGGGTTCGGCCGCCCCGCACACCCCGCAGACCCCCAGCCAGCCGGGACCCCCCTCCACGCCGGGCACGGCCGGGGACAAGGGAGCGGGCCAGCAAGGCTcggggcagagccagcagcacatCGAGTGCGTGGTGTGCGGGGACAAGTCCAGCGGCAAGCACTACGGCCAGTTCACCTGCGAGGGCTGCAAAAGTTTCTTCAAGAGGAGCGTCCGCAGGAACTTAACTTACACATGCCGCGCCAACAGGAACTGTCCCATCGACCAGCACCACCGCAACCAGTGCCAGTACTGCCGCCTCAAGAAGTGCCTCAAAGTGGGCATGAGGCGGGAAG CGGTTCAGCGAGGAAGGATGCCGCCCACCCAACCCAACCCCGGCCAGTACGCCCTGACCAACGGCGACCCCCTGAACGGCCACTGCTATCTCTCGGGATacatctccctgctgctgcgGGCCGAGCCCTACCCCACCTCCCGCTACGGCAGCCAGTGCATGCAACCCAACAACATCATGGGCATCGAGAACATCTGCGAGCTGGCCGCCCGCCTGCTCTTCAGCGCCGTCGAGTGGGCCCGCAACATCCCCTTCTTCCCCGACCTGCAGATCACCGACCAGGTGGCCTTGCTGCGGCTCACCTGGAGCGAGCTCTTCGTCCTCAACGCCGCCCAGTGCTCCATGCCCCTCCATGTGGCCCCGCTCCTGGCCGCCGCCGGCCTCCACGCCTCCCCCATGTCGGCCGACCGCGTCGTCGCCTTCATGGACCACATCCGCATCTTCCAGGAGCAGGTGGAGAAGCTGAAGGCGCTGCACGTCGATTCGGCCGAGTACAGCTGCCTGAAAGCCATCGTCCTCTTCACCTCAG CGATAACTAAACAGCTCCGATAA
- the NR2F1 gene encoding COUP transcription factor 1 isoform X1, which produces MAMVVSSWRDPQEDVAGGTPSGPNPAAAQPAREQPPQQQQGGSAAPHTPQTPSQPGPPSTPGTAGDKGAGQQGSGQSQQHIECVVCGDKSSGKHYGQFTCEGCKSFFKRSVRRNLTYTCRANRNCPIDQHHRNQCQYCRLKKCLKVGMRREAVQRGRMPPTQPNPGQYALTNGDPLNGHCYLSGYISLLLRAEPYPTSRYGSQCMQPNNIMGIENICELAARLLFSAVEWARNIPFFPDLQITDQVALLRLTWSELFVLNAAQCSMPLHVAPLLAAAGLHASPMSADRVVAFMDHIRIFQEQVEKLKALHVDSAEYSCLKAIVLFTSDACGLSDAAHIESLQEKSQCALEEYVRSQYPNQPSRFGKLLLRLPSLRTVSSSVIEQLFFVRLVGKTPIETLIRDMLLSGSSFNWPYMSIQCS; this is translated from the exons ATGGCAATGGTAGTTAGCAGCTGGCGAGATCCGCAGGAAGACGTGGCCGGGGGCACCCCGAGCGGCCCCAACCCCGCCGCGGCGCAGCCGGCCCGGGAGCAGCCGCCCCAACAGCAGCAGGGGGGTTCGGCCGCCCCGCACACCCCGCAGACCCCCAGCCAGCCGGGACCCCCCTCCACGCCGGGCACGGCCGGGGACAAGGGAGCGGGCCAGCAAGGCTcggggcagagccagcagcacatCGAGTGCGTGGTGTGCGGGGACAAGTCCAGCGGCAAGCACTACGGCCAGTTCACCTGCGAGGGCTGCAAAAGTTTCTTCAAGAGGAGCGTCCGCAGGAACTTAACTTACACATGCCGCGCCAACAGGAACTGTCCCATCGACCAGCACCACCGCAACCAGTGCCAGTACTGCCGCCTCAAGAAGTGCCTCAAAGTGGGCATGAGGCGGGAAG CGGTTCAGCGAGGAAGGATGCCGCCCACCCAACCCAACCCCGGCCAGTACGCCCTGACCAACGGCGACCCCCTGAACGGCCACTGCTATCTCTCGGGATacatctccctgctgctgcgGGCCGAGCCCTACCCCACCTCCCGCTACGGCAGCCAGTGCATGCAACCCAACAACATCATGGGCATCGAGAACATCTGCGAGCTGGCCGCCCGCCTGCTCTTCAGCGCCGTCGAGTGGGCCCGCAACATCCCCTTCTTCCCCGACCTGCAGATCACCGACCAGGTGGCCTTGCTGCGGCTCACCTGGAGCGAGCTCTTCGTCCTCAACGCCGCCCAGTGCTCCATGCCCCTCCATGTGGCCCCGCTCCTGGCCGCCGCCGGCCTCCACGCCTCCCCCATGTCGGCCGACCGCGTCGTCGCCTTCATGGACCACATCCGCATCTTCCAGGAGCAGGTGGAGAAGCTGAAGGCGCTGCACGTCGATTCGGCCGAGTACAGCTGCCTGAAAGCCATCGTCCTCTTCACCTCAG ACGCCTGCGGCCTGTCGGATGCAGCCCACATCGAAAGCCTGCAGGAGAAATCTCAGTGCGCGCTGGAGGAGTACGTGCGGAGCCAGTACCCCAACCAACCCAGCCGCTTCGggaagctgctgctgcggctgccCTCCCTGCGCACCGTCTCCTCCTCCGTCATCGAGCAGCTCTTCTTCGTCCGCTTGGTAGGTAAAACCCCCATCGAAACCCTCATCAGGGATATGCTACTGTCGGGGAGCAGCTTCAACTGGCCTTACATGTCCATCCAGTGCTCCtag
- the NR2F1 gene encoding COUP transcription factor 1 isoform X4, whose amino-acid sequence MFGYSVQRGRMPPTQPNPGQYALTNGDPLNGHCYLSGYISLLLRAEPYPTSRYGSQCMQPNNIMGIENICELAARLLFSAVEWARNIPFFPDLQITDQVALLRLTWSELFVLNAAQCSMPLHVAPLLAAAGLHASPMSADRVVAFMDHIRIFQEQVEKLKALHVDSAEYSCLKAIVLFTSDACGLSDAAHIESLQEKSQCALEEYVRSQYPNQPSRFGKLLLRLPSLRTVSSSVIEQLFFVRLVGKTPIETLIRDMLLSGSSFNWPYMSIQCS is encoded by the exons ATGTTTGGCTATT CGGTTCAGCGAGGAAGGATGCCGCCCACCCAACCCAACCCCGGCCAGTACGCCCTGACCAACGGCGACCCCCTGAACGGCCACTGCTATCTCTCGGGATacatctccctgctgctgcgGGCCGAGCCCTACCCCACCTCCCGCTACGGCAGCCAGTGCATGCAACCCAACAACATCATGGGCATCGAGAACATCTGCGAGCTGGCCGCCCGCCTGCTCTTCAGCGCCGTCGAGTGGGCCCGCAACATCCCCTTCTTCCCCGACCTGCAGATCACCGACCAGGTGGCCTTGCTGCGGCTCACCTGGAGCGAGCTCTTCGTCCTCAACGCCGCCCAGTGCTCCATGCCCCTCCATGTGGCCCCGCTCCTGGCCGCCGCCGGCCTCCACGCCTCCCCCATGTCGGCCGACCGCGTCGTCGCCTTCATGGACCACATCCGCATCTTCCAGGAGCAGGTGGAGAAGCTGAAGGCGCTGCACGTCGATTCGGCCGAGTACAGCTGCCTGAAAGCCATCGTCCTCTTCACCTCAG ACGCCTGCGGCCTGTCGGATGCAGCCCACATCGAAAGCCTGCAGGAGAAATCTCAGTGCGCGCTGGAGGAGTACGTGCGGAGCCAGTACCCCAACCAACCCAGCCGCTTCGggaagctgctgctgcggctgccCTCCCTGCGCACCGTCTCCTCCTCCGTCATCGAGCAGCTCTTCTTCGTCCGCTTGGTAGGTAAAACCCCCATCGAAACCCTCATCAGGGATATGCTACTGTCGGGGAGCAGCTTCAACTGGCCTTACATGTCCATCCAGTGCTCCtag